A segment of the Georgenia sp. M64 genome:
GCGCGGCTGCCTCGGCGGCGCCGCGACCCTCCTCGTGGCGCTGGCCCTGGCGGTCGGGGCGGTCGTGGTCGGGCTCAACGTGCTGACCTCCCCCGGCGCGGCCGGGAGCTGCACCGTCACGCTCGCGGACGGCACCGCCGTCGCCCTCGACGACGACCAGGCCGCCAACGCCGCGCTGCTCTCCGGGGTGGCCCTGCGCCGCGAGCTGCCCGCCCGGGCGGCCACCATCGCCATCGCCACCGCGCTGCAGGAGTCCAAGCTGCGCAACATCGACTACGGCGACCGCGACTCGGTGGGGCTGTTCCAGCAGCGGCCGTCGCAGGGCTGGGGCACGGTCGAGCAGATCATGGACCCCGTCTACGCCACGAACGCGTTCTACGACGTGCTCGTCACGGTCCAGGACTGGGAGGGCCAGGAGATCACCGAGGCGGCCCAGAACGTCCAGCGCTCCGCGTTCCCCGACGCCTACGCCCAGCACGAGGACCGCGGCCGGGGGTTCGCCTCGGCCCTGTCGGGCTACTCGGCGGCCGCCCTCACGTGCGACCTGCCGGCGGACGCCGCGACGGACGGCGGCACCGGCGCGACCGGTCCGGTCGCCGCGGCGGAGGCCACCGGGCAGGACCCGACCGTCCCGCAGCGCCTCGCCCGCGTCGCCGAGCGCGTGGAGCGCGACCTCGGTCTCACCGCCACCGTGACGGCCGGCGGCGTGCTCGCCGTCGACGCCACGGCACTGCCCGGCGGACGCGACCCCTCCCCCGACCGTCTCGGCTGGGCCGTCGCCCAGTGGGCCGTCGCCACGGCGACCGACACCGGAGCCGAGGCCGTGGTCGTCGACGGGCGGGCGTGGGTGCGCGCGGGCGAGGAGGGGTGGACCGTGGCCGCGGAGGCGGACCTGCCCGAGGCCGTCGCCGTGGCGGCGGGCGCCGCGGCACCGGGCGTGGTCGTGGTCCTGGCGTGACCTCGCCCGTGGTGCCCGCCGGGGCGGGCACCACGGAGCGGGTCAGCGCTGGTCGATCGGCACGAAGTCCCGCTCGGGCGCGCCGGTGTAGACCTGCCGCGGGCGGCCGATCTTCGTGGTGGGGTCGCTGATCATCTCGCGGTACTGCGAGATCCACCCGGGCAGGCGGCCCAGGGCGAAGAGCGGGGTGAACATCTGCGTCGGGAAGCCCATGGCCTTGTAGATCAGACCCGTGTAGAAGTCGACGTTGGGGTAGAGCTTGCGCTGGATGAAGTACTCGTCGTGCAGCGCGATCTCCTCCAGCTCCATCGCGATCTCCAGGAGCTGGTCGTTCTTGCCCAGCCGCTGGAGGACGTCGTGGGCGGCGTCCTTGACGATCGCGGCGCGGGGGTCGTAGTTCTTGTAGACGCGGTGCCCGAAGCCCATGAGCCGGACGCCGTCCTCCTTGTTCTTGACCTTCTGCATGAACTGCTCGACCGAGTAGTCCGAGTTCTGGATCTTGCCCAGCATCTCCAGGACCGCCTCGTTCGCCCCGCCGTGCAACGGTCCCGAGAGGGCGCCGACGCCGGCGGCGATCGAGGCGTAGATGTTCGCGTGCGAGGAGCCCACGAGGCGCACGGTCGAGGTGGAGCAGTTCTGCTCGTGGTCGGCGTGGAGGATGAGCAGCATGTCGAGCGCCTTGACGATGGCGGGGTCGACGTCGTGGCGCTGGTACGGCAGGCCGAACGTCATCCGGATGAAGTCCTCGATGTAGGACTTCGAGGCGTCCGGGTAGAGCAGGGGGAGCCCGGTGGCGCGCTTGGCGATCGAGGCGATCATCGTGGGCACCTTGGCCATGAGCAGCACCGTGGACAGCTCGCGCTGGTACGGGTCGTGCGGGTCGAGGGTGTGCTGGTAGTACGTGGCGAGCGCGGCGATGCCGGCCTGCAGGATGGCCATGGGGTGGCCGTTCGCGGGGAAGGCGGTGAAGAACGCCTTGAAGTCCTCGTGGAGGATGGTGTGGCGCTTGATCCGGCGGGTGACCGCCTCGAGCGTGTCGGTGTCGGGCAGCTCGCCGTAGATGAGCAGGTAGGCGACCTCGAGGAAGTTCGAGTCCTTCGCGAGCTGGTCGATCGGGTAGCCGCGGTAGCGCAGGACGCCGGCGTCGCCGTCGATGTAGGTGATGGCCGACGTCGTCGACGCCGTGTTCATGAAGCCGGGGTCGAGGGTGACGAGCCCGGTCTCCTTGAGCAGCGAGGAGATGTTCACCCCGTCGTTGCCCTCCACCGCCTGGACGCGGGCGAACTCCAGCCGCTTCCCGTCAACCTCGAACGTCGCCGGGCTCAGCTCAGCATCCGCCATGTGTCCTCCTCGGAGTGGTCGGCGCCGTGCAGGCACCATTGCATGTGCGCCGGGCCCGGTGGCGGCTCGGCCGTGTGATCGTCGACACCAAGATATGTCATCGGCCCGGTCTGCACCGAACCATGGTCGCGTGCGGGGACGGGAGGGCGGCGCGGACGACGCCGCGCGTCCCGTCAGGCGAGCAGGGGCCCGTCGGCCAGCCGCTCCGCCGCAGCGGCGACGCGCTCGTCCGACGCGGTGAGGGCCATCCGCACGTAACCCGCGCCGGCGTGGCCGTAGAAGCTGCCCGGCGCCACGAGGATCCCTCGGTGCGCCAGCGCGTCGACGATCTCCCAGGATCCGGCCGCGCCGTGGCGCAGCCACAGGTAGAGCCCCGCCGCGGAGTCGGGGTCGGGCTCCAGCCCGGCCCGGGCGACGGCGCCGAGGAGCACCTCCCGGCGGGCGCGGTAGCGCTCGCGCTGGGTCTGCACGTGCGCGTCGTCGGCGAGCGCGGCGGCCATCGCCGCCTGGACCGGCGCGGGCATCATCATCCCGGCGTGCTTGCGGATCTCGGTGAGCCGCCCGACCAGCGACGGGTCGCCGGCCAGGAGCGCGGCCCGGTACCCGGCGAGGTTGGACTGCTTGGACAGCGAGTACAGCACGAGGAGGTTCTCGAGGGACCCGCCGCTCACCCGGGGGTCGAGGAGCGAGGGCACGCCCTGGTCGGTCCACGGGGCCACCCAGGGGAGCTCGGCGTAGCACTCGTCCGACGCGACGACGGCGCCGTGCTCGCGGGCCCAGGTGACGACCGCACGCAGCTGCTCCACGCCCAGCACGTGGCCGTCGGGGTTGCCGGGCGAGTTCAGCCAGACCAGCCGCACGCCCCGCGCCGGCCAGTCGGCCGGGTCGGGCCCCACCGGGGCCGGCGTCGCCCCCGCCAGCCGTGCGCCGACGTCGTAGGTCGGGTACGCCGCCCGGGGGTGCAGGACGACGTCGCCGGCGCCCAGACCCAGCAGCGCGGGCAGCAGGGCGACCATCTCCTTCGACCCGATGGTCGGCAGGACCGCGGACAGCGGCAGCCCCGGCACCGCCCGGCGGCGCGCGAACCAGCCCACCACGGCCTCGCGCAGCGCGAGCGTGCCCACGGTCGTGGGGTAGCCGGGGGCGTCGGCGGCACCGCGCAGGGCGTCCTGGGCGACCGCCGGGGTGGGGTCGACCGGGGTGCCGACCGAGAGGTCGACGATGCCGCCGGGGTGCGCGGCGGCGCGGACCTTGGCCGGCCCGAGCGCGTCCCAGGGGAAGTCGGGCAGCGCGCCACCGTGGAGCGGCACCCTCAGGCCTGCGGTGGCAGTGCCGCGATCATCGGGTCGTCCTTGTCGATGACACCCATCTTCGCGGCGCCGCCCGGCGAGCCGAGGTCGTTGAAGAACTCCACGTTGGCGCGGTAGTAGTCCGACCACACCGCCGGGACGTCGTCCTCGTAGTAGATGGCCTCGACGGGGCACACGGGCTCGCACGCGCCGCAGTCGACGCACTCGTCCGGGTGGATGTACAGGGAACGCTTGCCCTCGTAGATGCAGTCGACGGGACACTCGTCCACGCACGCCCTGTCCTTGACGTCCACACAGGGCTGGGCGATGACGTAGGTCACGGGTGCTTCCTCTCCTTGACGACGGCGCGGGCACCACCGGTGCGCCACGCGTCCCCAGTATCGCGCAGGCCCGCCGGGTTGACGAACCGTCTCGCGCGCTGGCGCGGGGGCGGCGCCCGGGGCAGGCTGCTCCCGTGACCAGCGACCACCCCGACCACGCCGACCAGGCCCCTCCCCCGCTGCCCTGGATGGCGTGGCGCCCGGGCGAGCGGGTGGTCGTGCGCTACCGGGCACCCGACGGCGTGCACGACGCCCTCGGGGACCTGCTCGAGGTGGCCCCGGACGCCGTCGTCGTGCAGACCCGTCGCGGTGCGGTCCGCGTGGCGGCGGCCACCATGATCACGGGCAAGCGGGTCCCGCCCCCGCCGGGCGCGTGACGCGCCCGGCGCGTGAGACTCAGCTCGCGGGGGTCGGCCGGTGAGACTCGGCGCGCGGGGGTCGGCCGGTGAGACTCGGCGCGCGGGGGTCGGCCGGTGAGACTCAGCCCGTGGGCGTCGGCGAGCTCGACGGCTCCTCCGAATCCTCGGCGGGCGGGTCGCCGCAGACGACGTGGTTCCAGGGCCGGTAGGTCCACGTCCAGCTCTCGTCGTCGAACAGCGCGCCGTCGCGGTAGCGCTGGCGGTCCACGGAGACGGTGAAGCCGACCTGCCCGCCGGTCTCGGGCTTGCAGTCCTCGGCCGGGTTGTAGACCGTCGTCGGCTGGACGATGTCGTACTTCTCCGACGTGGAGGTCTCCACGTCCCAGTACTTCGTGCCCCACAGGCGTGAGTGGAGCCGCCCGTCGGCGACCCAGGCCTCGACCATGACCCCGTGGTCGGTGCTGTTGCGCCAGACCATGTCCGTGCTCGACTCCCACACGGTGGCCTCGCGCCCGGCGGGGTACCGGTCGAACCAGCGCGTGTGGGGGGTGTGCCGGACGTCGTCCATCCCGGCCAGGAAGCCGATGTTGAACATGTTCGTCGAGAGTTGGGAGAGCCCGCCGCCGAGCGCGGTGGTGGCGAAGCCGTCCTCGACGACACCGGAGGAGACGTAGCCGTTCGCCTCGGTGATCGGTGCGATGTGCTCGAGGAGGGAGAACTCCTCACCGGGCTCGATGATGACGCCGGTGACCTTGCGTGAGCCCGCGACGAGGTTGGAGGTGCGCACCGGGTCGGGTGGCATCGGGGTGGAGAACTCCACGACGAGCTCCTTGATGCCCAGCGCCTCGGCGTCGGCGGTGGTGAACTCGGGCTCGGCCTCGACGAGGTCCACCTCGGCGGTGCGCTCGGTGGAGGTGCCCGCCT
Coding sequences within it:
- the fdxA gene encoding ferredoxin, which encodes MTYVIAQPCVDVKDRACVDECPVDCIYEGKRSLYIHPDECVDCGACEPVCPVEAIYYEDDVPAVWSDYYRANVEFFNDLGSPGGAAKMGVIDKDDPMIAALPPQA
- the dapC gene encoding succinyldiaminopimelate transaminase, with protein sequence MPLHGGALPDFPWDALGPAKVRAAAHPGGIVDLSVGTPVDPTPAVAQDALRGAADAPGYPTTVGTLALREAVVGWFARRRAVPGLPLSAVLPTIGSKEMVALLPALLGLGAGDVVLHPRAAYPTYDVGARLAGATPAPVGPDPADWPARGVRLVWLNSPGNPDGHVLGVEQLRAVVTWAREHGAVVASDECYAELPWVAPWTDQGVPSLLDPRVSGGSLENLLVLYSLSKQSNLAGYRAALLAGDPSLVGRLTEIRKHAGMMMPAPVQAAMAAALADDAHVQTQRERYRARREVLLGAVARAGLEPDPDSAAGLYLWLRHGAAGSWEIVDALAHRGILVAPGSFYGHAGAGYVRMALTASDERVAAAAERLADGPLLA
- a CDS encoding citrate synthase — encoded protein: MADAELSPATFEVDGKRLEFARVQAVEGNDGVNISSLLKETGLVTLDPGFMNTASTTSAITYIDGDAGVLRYRGYPIDQLAKDSNFLEVAYLLIYGELPDTDTLEAVTRRIKRHTILHEDFKAFFTAFPANGHPMAILQAGIAALATYYQHTLDPHDPYQRELSTVLLMAKVPTMIASIAKRATGLPLLYPDASKSYIEDFIRMTFGLPYQRHDVDPAIVKALDMLLILHADHEQNCSTSTVRLVGSSHANIYASIAAGVGALSGPLHGGANEAVLEMLGKIQNSDYSVEQFMQKVKNKEDGVRLMGFGHRVYKNYDPRAAIVKDAAHDVLQRLGKNDQLLEIAMELEEIALHDEYFIQRKLYPNVDFYTGLIYKAMGFPTQMFTPLFALGRLPGWISQYREMISDPTTKIGRPRQVYTGAPERDFVPIDQR